A stretch of Paenibacillus mucilaginosus 3016 DNA encodes these proteins:
- a CDS encoding glycoside hydrolase family 2 TIM barrel-domain containing protein: MYPTGTTGVHETKTADGPADDRIKDWSDPQMLGRGGERPHALSVPYADEESALRGERENSSYVLPLNGVWRFYYAESPQEAPAACELAEYDDTQWADLPVPSNWQLHGYGTPLYSSCPYPFPVDPPHVPKRNPTGIYRRRFRQPEDWSGRRTLLVFEGVDAAFHLYVNGEQAGYGQGSHYPHEFDITPYLRAGENTIAVRVYQWCAGSYLEDQDKWRLSGIFRDVYLVSAPAAGLRDAAVQAVPTGSGGGQLTVDVTAARRSAGPESGFTVQLKLMDEAGEPIHESQLSDAPLNPQPGEEDELRTVISLSGVRSWTAETPVLYTLLLTTRDAAGTVQEVRSVPVGFRDIAVREGKLLVNGAPVILKGVNRNEFDPDRGFAVTYESMVRDIELMKQHNINTVRTSHYPNDPRWLDLCDRYGLYVIDEADLETHGFVLAGGNESRLSEDPEWRAPYLDRIIRLVERDKNHPSVIVWSLGNESGYGCNHDAMAEWVRGRDSSRPIHYERAYEAPVVDIVSSMYPSVEMLEEEGKKEDARPYLMVEFGHAMGNALGNQKEYWDTVHRYPRLLGGLIWEWCDMGLRRKEDGGQPSYTYGGDYGDEPHSGHFCIDGLVFPDRTVKPALIEYKKAIEPVSVTGLELESGLVQVANRYSFLDLSHLRAEWTLYCDGDAVESGELTELAVPPGEERTVRIPYRNGPQNSGGEYWLRVRFVLRAGTRWAPAGHEVAWTDLPLQRKITAGMDAAVSDQLPALKTTLEGTSLTVIGSSFHATFGIDTGQLTGWVSQGTRLLQEGPVIRLWRAPVDNDVHLAKEWRKAKYDKLTAEVRSVDYRTAARNHAVQVRVREVIGAKGEAVAFTAERIYTLYGSGDLTLDIKLSPAREELPPLPRYGVLLTVPEEFDRMAWFGRGPHECYPDRKESGKLGMYAGSIAEQFVPYIKPQENGNKADVRWAAVTDSTGAGLLIAGMPLVDVTVHGVAPQVLTAAKHREDLVRADRTFVYIDSGQSGLGNHSCGYAPTLDAYLLPAGEERRLRFRLKPLAAGQSPMLASKGEPEAIVWED, encoded by the coding sequence ATGTACCCAACAGGCACAACCGGGGTTCACGAAACGAAAACGGCGGACGGCCCGGCGGACGACCGGATCAAAGATTGGAGCGATCCGCAGATGCTCGGACGCGGCGGGGAGCGGCCTCATGCGCTCTCCGTTCCGTATGCCGATGAAGAATCTGCGCTGCGCGGGGAGCGGGAGAACTCCTCCTATGTGCTGCCCCTGAACGGGGTGTGGCGCTTTTATTATGCGGAGAGTCCGCAGGAAGCTCCGGCAGCCTGCGAGCTGGCGGAATATGACGACACGCAGTGGGCGGACCTCCCCGTTCCGTCGAACTGGCAGCTTCACGGCTATGGGACTCCGCTCTATTCCAGCTGTCCGTATCCGTTCCCCGTCGACCCGCCGCATGTACCGAAGCGCAACCCGACCGGGATCTACCGCCGCCGCTTCCGGCAGCCTGAAGACTGGAGCGGACGAAGGACACTGCTCGTTTTCGAAGGGGTGGACGCCGCGTTCCATTTGTATGTGAACGGGGAGCAGGCAGGCTACGGCCAGGGAAGCCATTATCCTCACGAGTTCGACATCACCCCTTATCTGCGCGCCGGTGAAAATACCATCGCCGTCCGCGTCTATCAGTGGTGTGCGGGAAGCTATCTGGAGGATCAGGACAAATGGCGGCTCAGCGGCATCTTCCGGGACGTGTACCTGGTGTCCGCTCCTGCGGCCGGGCTCCGGGACGCTGCGGTGCAGGCGGTACCCACCGGCAGCGGCGGAGGACAGCTGACGGTGGACGTGACGGCCGCCCGCCGCTCCGCCGGACCCGAATCCGGCTTCACGGTGCAGCTGAAGCTGATGGATGAAGCAGGGGAACCCATCCACGAATCCCAGTTGAGCGATGCCCCCCTGAACCCGCAGCCCGGAGAGGAAGATGAGCTGCGGACGGTTATCTCCTTGTCCGGGGTGCGAAGCTGGACGGCGGAGACGCCCGTCCTGTACACCTTACTGCTGACGACACGGGATGCGGCCGGTACGGTGCAGGAGGTGCGCAGCGTGCCGGTCGGCTTCCGTGACATTGCCGTGCGGGAAGGGAAGCTGCTGGTGAACGGTGCGCCGGTGATTCTGAAGGGCGTGAACCGCAACGAGTTCGATCCCGACCGGGGCTTCGCGGTGACCTATGAGTCGATGGTCCGCGATATCGAGCTGATGAAGCAGCACAACATCAATACGGTGCGCACCTCGCATTATCCGAACGACCCGCGGTGGCTCGACCTGTGCGACCGTTACGGACTCTACGTGATCGACGAAGCCGATCTCGAGACCCACGGCTTCGTGCTCGCCGGAGGCAATGAGAGCCGCCTCTCGGAGGATCCCGAGTGGAGAGCTCCTTATCTGGACCGCATCATCCGGCTCGTCGAACGGGATAAGAACCATCCGTCGGTGATCGTCTGGTCGCTCGGCAATGAGTCGGGTTACGGATGCAATCACGATGCGATGGCCGAGTGGGTGCGGGGCAGGGACTCTTCGCGCCCGATCCATTATGAGCGGGCTTATGAAGCGCCGGTGGTCGATATCGTCAGCTCCATGTACCCATCAGTGGAGATGCTCGAGGAGGAGGGGAAGAAGGAGGATGCGCGTCCGTACCTTATGGTGGAATTCGGGCATGCGATGGGCAATGCGCTGGGGAACCAAAAAGAATACTGGGATACGGTTCACCGGTACCCGAGGCTGCTCGGCGGCCTGATCTGGGAGTGGTGCGACATGGGACTCCGGCGGAAGGAGGATGGGGGACAGCCGTCCTACACCTATGGAGGGGACTATGGCGATGAGCCGCACAGCGGCCACTTTTGCATCGACGGCCTGGTATTCCCCGACCGGACGGTGAAACCGGCTCTCATCGAATACAAGAAGGCGATCGAGCCGGTATCGGTCACTGGGTTGGAGCTGGAGAGCGGACTGGTGCAGGTGGCGAACCGTTACAGCTTCCTGGACCTGTCGCATTTGCGTGCGGAGTGGACGCTGTACTGCGATGGCGACGCGGTGGAGAGCGGTGAGCTTACGGAGCTGGCCGTGCCGCCGGGGGAAGAACGCACGGTCCGCATTCCTTATCGCAACGGGCCCCAGAACAGCGGCGGCGAATATTGGCTGCGGGTCCGCTTCGTCCTGCGGGCGGGCACACGGTGGGCACCCGCGGGGCATGAGGTCGCCTGGACGGATCTGCCGCTGCAGAGGAAGATTACTGCGGGGATGGATGCCGCTGTTTCCGATCAGCTGCCTGCACTGAAGACGACGCTGGAAGGCACGTCCTTAACCGTTATTGGCAGCAGCTTCCACGCAACCTTTGGGATAGACACGGGGCAGTTGACCGGGTGGGTCAGCCAGGGGACCCGGCTGCTGCAGGAGGGGCCGGTCATCCGGCTGTGGCGCGCGCCGGTCGACAACGATGTCCACCTGGCGAAGGAGTGGCGCAAAGCGAAGTACGATAAGCTGACGGCCGAGGTCCGGAGCGTGGATTACCGGACGGCGGCTAGGAACCATGCCGTACAGGTCCGCGTGCGGGAGGTGATCGGAGCGAAGGGAGAGGCCGTGGCCTTCACGGCGGAGCGGATCTATACCTTGTATGGGAGCGGCGACCTGACGCTGGATATCAAGCTGTCGCCTGCCCGGGAAGAGCTGCCGCCGCTGCCGCGGTATGGGGTGCTCTTGACGGTGCCGGAGGAGTTTGACCGGATGGCCTGGTTCGGCCGGGGGCCCCACGAATGCTATCCCGACCGCAAAGAGAGCGGGAAGCTCGGCATGTACGCCGGCTCCATAGCGGAGCAGTTCGTTCCCTATATCAAGCCGCAGGAGAACGGGAACAAGGCCGATGTCCGGTGGGCAGCGGTAACGGATTCCACGGGAGCCGGGCTGCTGATCGCCGGGATGCCGCTCGTCGATGTGACGGTGCATGGAGTGGCGCCGCAGGTGCTGACAGCAGCCAAGCACCGGGAAGATCTCGTGCGGGCGGACCGGACCTTCGTCTATATCGACAGCGGGCAGAGCGGGCTCGGCAATCACAGCTGCGGATATGCTCCGACGCTCGACGCTTATCTGCTGCCGGCCGGGGAAGAACGGAGACTGCGCTTCCGGCTGAAGCCGCTCGCTGCAGGCCAGTCACCGATGCTCGCCTCCAAGGGGGAACCGGAAGCTATCGTTTGGGAGGACTAA
- a CDS encoding four-carbon acid sugar kinase family protein: protein MREAAGERTPLLCYYGDDFTGSTDVLEALSSAGLHTVLCLEAPDVEWIRSRFPDAECIGVAGVSRSMSPQEMESELYPILGKLKELRPRLMHYKVCSTFDSSPEAGSIGRAIEIGRSVFPAGRYVPLLAGVPALGRYTVFGHHFARGAGGSGVYRLDRHPTMSRHPVTPMDEADLRVHLGRQTRLPAALMDILALEGPFPEVERQMEKLLRQGPGIVLFDALDEGRLAAAGRLIWEEAGRTGGEALFAAGSSGIEYALTGYLRASGRLPEPPPGSGGSLGRAEPLLVVSGSCSPVTGTQIAAALASGFAGIRVPVPALLGPDGGEQAARDLLAASLACLREGRSLVLYTADGPEDPAVKEAEALAAAGGMAPAEWRRLLGVRLGALARELVLAHGLKRLVVAGGDTSGYVTRGLGISALEWLASAAPGAPVCRAHSEDSRLDGLQLILKGGQMGGEGFLADVLQGRQMKINAHLSKEGRR from the coding sequence ATGAGGGAGGCAGCTGGCGAACGCACACCGCTCCTCTGCTACTATGGCGATGACTTCACCGGCTCTACGGATGTGCTGGAAGCGCTCTCGTCTGCAGGCCTCCATACGGTGCTGTGCCTGGAGGCACCGGATGTCGAATGGATCCGCTCCCGGTTTCCCGATGCCGAGTGCATCGGTGTGGCCGGGGTCAGCCGGTCCATGAGTCCCCAGGAGATGGAGTCGGAGCTGTATCCGATCTTGGGCAAGCTGAAGGAGCTTCGCCCGAGGCTGATGCATTACAAGGTATGCTCCACCTTCGATTCTTCCCCGGAAGCGGGGAGCATCGGCAGAGCGATCGAGATCGGCAGGTCGGTATTCCCGGCGGGACGGTATGTTCCGTTGCTGGCGGGAGTGCCGGCGCTGGGCCGGTACACGGTGTTCGGCCATCACTTCGCAAGGGGGGCAGGCGGCAGCGGAGTGTACCGGCTGGACCGGCATCCCACCATGTCCCGCCATCCGGTGACGCCGATGGATGAAGCGGACCTGAGGGTGCATCTGGGCCGGCAGACGCGCCTTCCGGCCGCGCTGATGGACATCCTCGCACTGGAAGGCCCCTTCCCGGAAGTGGAGCGGCAGATGGAGAAGCTGCTCCGCCAGGGCCCCGGCATCGTGCTGTTCGATGCCCTGGATGAGGGCAGGCTGGCCGCTGCAGGACGGCTGATCTGGGAAGAGGCCGGAAGGACCGGCGGCGAAGCCCTGTTTGCTGCCGGGTCGTCGGGCATCGAATATGCGCTGACGGGGTATCTGCGGGCATCCGGCCGGTTGCCGGAGCCGCCGCCCGGTTCCGGCGGCTCCCTTGGCCGGGCGGAGCCGCTGCTCGTTGTCTCTGGCAGCTGCTCGCCCGTGACCGGAACGCAGATCGCCGCGGCCTTGGCGTCCGGCTTCGCGGGCATTCGCGTTCCGGTACCCGCGCTGCTGGGTCCGGACGGCGGGGAGCAGGCGGCCCGCGATCTGCTGGCGGCTTCCTTGGCATGCCTGCGGGAAGGCCGTAGCCTCGTGCTGTATACGGCCGACGGTCCGGAGGATCCGGCCGTTAAGGAAGCGGAGGCGCTGGCGGCCGCCGGCGGGATGGCTCCGGCCGAGTGGAGACGCCTGCTCGGCGTGCGTCTCGGCGCTTTGGCCAGGGAGCTGGTCCTGGCGCACGGCTTGAAGCGCCTGGTCGTAGCCGGCGGGGATACGTCCGGCTATGTGACCCGGGGACTTGGCATCAGCGCGCTGGAATGGCTGGCGTCCGCAGCCCCCGGCGCCCCGGTGTGCCGGGCGCACAGCGAAGATTCGCGCCTCGACGGACTGCAGCTGATCCTCAAGGGGGGACAGATGGGGGGCGAAGGCTTTTTGGCGGATGTGCTCCAAGGAAGACAGATGAAGATCAACGCGCATCTCAGTAAGGAGGGAAGACGCTAA